In the Syntrophus gentianae genome, GTGCGGATCGAGGCCATATCGGCGCCGACGCAGATCATATCCACCGTATCCCAGCACGAGGTCGTGCCGCAGGCCCCCTGCTTCAATCCGAATCCCTGGAGGAACCCCGTAAAGGATTGCCTTCCGCCGGTCCGATCCAGCGCCACGCAATAAAGAACACCGTCTGCCTCTTCGGGATTCCCAAAGTCGATTGTCTTTTCCCGGGTCACCAGGCGGTTGACCAGTTCCATGGCCCGGAGCCGCCCCGTTTTCCGCGGTTCCTCCAGTTGATAACCCGAAATGTCGATGGTGGAAAAGAGCGAGTCGGGAAATTCGACGGGTCTCGGCTCAACGAGCGTCTTCCCCTCCGCAAAGACCGTCCGGCCGTTAATCAGGATTCTCCGGGGGTCATACTCCTCCGGCGAAGGGATCAGGACCACATCCGCCGCCTTTCCCGGAGACAGGGAACCCAGCTTTGAATCAAGACCGAAGTGCTCCGCAACATTGATCGTCACCATCTGATAGGCCTGTGCAGGGGGAATGCCGAGTTTCAGGGCCGAGCGGAGGGATCCGTCCAGGTAGCCCTCTTCCAAGAGCTCCTGGGGATCCACGGCATCGGTGCAGAGGGCCATCCGTCGGAAATCCAGTTTTTCCCGGAAGAGGCCGGCGATTTCCGTCAATTCCTTCCGGATGGAACCCTGCCGGATCAGGACCCAGAATCCCAGCCTTAACCGTTCCAATGCCTCTGTAGCCGTAATGGGTTCATGATCGGAAGAGAAGCCAAAACCGGCATAGGCCTGCAGACTCTTGACTGGCGCCCCAGCCGTATGGCCTTCCACACGCTTCCCCAGCCGGAGGGCCATCTGGGCCAGTTCCTGCACCCGTATTCCCTGTCTTCCTTCTAGAAAAAGATTGCTCCAGTAGATTTCC is a window encoding:
- a CDS encoding adenine deaminase C-terminal domain-containing protein, which produces MMRNLINLGEEGGRSGRLMDVARQKTPPETVIQNGTLFNAFTGEFLPGQSLWISDGRIAYAGPDTDYLRDEGTSVIDAEGMTLLPGLIDSHTHILMRSGLEEFIRYVLPGGTTTVVTELIEFASFVGMLGIEPLVRAMKNQPLRFYYTLPPLCALTPAQENPAPDNAAYLPYLLEQDCLGVGEIYWSNLFLEGRQGIRVQELAQMALRLGKRVEGHTAGAPVKSLQAYAGFGFSSDHEPITATEALERLRLGFWVLIRQGSIRKELTEIAGLFREKLDFRRMALCTDAVDPQELLEEGYLDGSLRSALKLGIPPAQAYQMVTINVAEHFGLDSKLGSLSPGKAADVVLIPSPEEYDPRRILINGRTVFAEGKTLVEPRPVEFPDSLFSTIDISGYQLEEPRKTGRLRAMELVNRLVTREKTIDFGNPEEADGVLYCVALDRTGGRQSFTGFLQGFGLKQGACGTTSCWDTVDMICVGADMASIRTVIERLREIGGGAVFAVGETVVAECPLPLCGVVSLAPLKTLAGQMRNLDEALRNAGARWEKPVLTLDTLTTASIPHLRITHEGYVRLRDRKILPLGD